The following proteins are co-located in the Myroides profundi genome:
- a CDS encoding polymorphic toxin-type HINT domain-containing protein, whose amino-acid sequence MEELEYITKDALMMCDEGGAPNYFSPTFNNKVKIHGCQVATNMDGLPAANIPSFKVCKITGGACNPVTMPMTWQDTWQVKVNHVHTLIGKSTCKCMIGGTIEFMTSGQVPLPDDAATEVQILQDQAQKELDDSGNGDSVGEAGFFEGMIPIWGSGRDMINAIQTGDTFGAVLNAGFLVWDVASIVAGALSFGAGTAIMQGAKVGMKAGIKAGTKVAGRVIKKKALEQLGKAGFKTLSREALKKSIDDVAKKLLRTCVFACFPEGTPVHTEFGLKNIEDVEVGDLVWAYDEETETISLQPVIDIMVNESDHTVSVYTDKEVIETTAIHPFYVEDTGWVDASELEEGHKVLTKDNEPLTINKVEFNYEPKKVYNFTVGNFHTYFVGRTALLVHNAKRCLTKAAKEAAEKVAKTWDDLLKYKHCFPAGTLVRIDESRGYAPIETLEIGDCVLAFDLASRTEVLRPIIEVYISHTESLYQLHLENEVIECTSSHRFWSETHLDWIEVKDLKSGDLLLNAKGEIIAIQRISKISGDFITYNLEVEEVHNYFVSSLDILVHNGVKFENSIFNILKKKQTEIYGIVDKTTDQIVYVGKSFQDEGIRFAQHMKEKGLDPTRYTSKTLDAGKWNAFQTAAREQHFIMKHGTKVLKAGAEFRNKINALGKAKFNFFSKLIKCP is encoded by the coding sequence ATGGAAGAATTAGAATATATCACTAAAGACGCCTTAATGATGTGTGATGAAGGTGGTGCACCTAACTACTTTTCTCCAACGTTTAATAATAAGGTTAAGATACATGGCTGTCAGGTAGCGACGAATATGGATGGGTTACCTGCCGCTAATATACCTTCCTTTAAGGTATGTAAGATCACAGGTGGTGCATGTAATCCTGTGACTATGCCGATGACTTGGCAAGATACCTGGCAGGTCAAAGTCAACCATGTACATACCTTAATAGGTAAAAGTACCTGTAAGTGTATGATAGGCGGAACAATAGAATTTATGACCAGTGGGCAAGTCCCCTTACCTGATGATGCAGCTACTGAAGTACAAATTTTACAAGACCAAGCACAGAAAGAGCTAGATGACAGTGGTAATGGGGATAGCGTAGGTGAAGCAGGATTCTTCGAAGGGATGATTCCTATCTGGGGAAGTGGACGAGATATGATCAACGCTATACAAACAGGTGATACCTTTGGAGCAGTATTAAATGCAGGGTTTCTAGTATGGGACGTCGCGTCTATAGTAGCAGGAGCTCTTTCTTTCGGAGCAGGTACAGCTATTATGCAAGGAGCCAAAGTGGGAATGAAAGCAGGTATTAAAGCCGGTACTAAGGTAGCTGGTAGAGTAATCAAGAAGAAAGCGCTAGAACAATTAGGGAAGGCAGGTTTTAAAACTCTTAGTAGAGAAGCACTAAAGAAAAGTATAGATGATGTAGCTAAGAAATTATTAAGAACTTGTGTTTTTGCTTGTTTCCCAGAGGGTACTCCTGTACATACAGAGTTTGGATTAAAGAATATTGAGGATGTAGAAGTTGGAGACCTAGTCTGGGCGTATGATGAAGAGACAGAGACTATCTCACTACAGCCTGTGATAGATATCATGGTTAATGAGAGTGACCATACTGTGAGTGTCTATACAGATAAGGAGGTGATAGAGACTACAGCTATACATCCTTTCTATGTAGAAGATACTGGATGGGTAGATGCTTCTGAGCTAGAAGAAGGTCATAAAGTGTTGACAAAGGATAATGAACCACTGACGATAAATAAAGTAGAATTTAACTATGAACCGAAGAAAGTTTATAACTTTACTGTAGGGAACTTCCATACTTATTTTGTAGGGAGGACTGCTTTGTTAGTACATAATGCAAAAAGATGCCTTACCAAAGCAGCTAAAGAAGCGGCAGAGAAAGTAGCTAAGACATGGGATGACTTGCTTAAGTACAAACATTGTTTTCCTGCAGGAACATTAGTTAGAATAGATGAGTCTAGAGGTTATGCTCCTATTGAAACTTTAGAGATTGGAGATTGTGTTCTAGCATTCGATCTAGCATCAAGAACAGAGGTATTAAGACCTATAATAGAGGTATATATAAGTCATACTGAATCTCTATATCAGCTACATCTAGAAAACGAAGTGATAGAATGTACTTCTTCTCATCGATTTTGGTCTGAGACACATTTAGATTGGATAGAAGTCAAAGATTTAAAGTCTGGAGATTTATTGCTTAATGCTAAAGGAGAAATTATAGCTATACAAAGAATAAGTAAAATATCAGGAGACTTTATTACTTATAATCTAGAGGTAGAAGAAGTCCATAATTATTTTGTATCATCACTAGATATCTTAGTGCATAATGGTGTTAAATTTGAGAATTCTATTTTTAATATTCTTAAAAAGAAACAAACAGAGATATATGGAATAGTTGATAAAACTACTGATCAAATTGTTTATGTTGGTAAAAGTTTTCAAGATGAGGGGATTCGATTTGCCCAGCATATGAAAGAAAAAGGTTTAGATCCAACACGCTATACAAGTAAAACACTCGACGCTGGTAAGTGGAATGCTTTTCAGACTGCTGCTAGAGAACAACATTTCATTATGAAACATGGAACTAAGGTCTTAAAAGCAGGAGCTGAATTCCGAAATAAAATAAACGCCTTAGGAAAGGCAAAATTCAACTTTTTTAGCAAATTAATAAAATGCCCATAA
- a CDS encoding Imm26 family immunity protein has product MKKETLNHGDIFYLKLEDFDKYIFGTILFDVDKQYFNSEFKQDSESCLNSFRGCQVIRMYKGIYDTPELPKKLEVLINEIFIYSLESKYTRIEWRKIGHQKIDYKTIEFPEIIGNSYGKVRLLRGELYIDTPYIDAEEFDISWSFEYPEVLANECVYQQGKEELISGEFYSGEFENLNLRNFPEMRTKLYEDLGLDPNKSYYELSKEMGYDLARLYE; this is encoded by the coding sequence ATGAAAAAAGAAACTTTAAATCATGGAGATATCTTCTATTTAAAATTAGAAGATTTTGATAAATATATTTTTGGAACTATATTGTTTGATGTAGATAAGCAATATTTCAACAGTGAATTTAAACAGGATAGTGAATCCTGTTTAAATTCATTTAGAGGTTGTCAAGTTATCAGAATGTATAAAGGTATTTATGATACTCCTGAATTACCAAAAAAATTAGAAGTATTAATCAATGAAATTTTTATTTATAGTTTAGAATCTAAATATACTAGAATAGAATGGAGAAAAATTGGACATCAAAAGATAGATTATAAAACAATAGAGTTCCCTGAAATAATTGGAAATAGTTATGGTAAAGTACGGTTGTTAAGAGGTGAATTATATATAGATACTCCTTATATAGATGCAGAAGAATTTGATATTAGTTGGAGTTTTGAATATCCTGAAGTATTAGCAAATGAATGTGTGTACCAACAAGGTAAAGAAGAATTAATATCCGGAGAATTTTATAGTGGAGAATTTGAAAATTTAAACTTACGCAATTTTCCAGAAATGCGAACAAAACTATATGAAGATTTAGGATTAGATCCTAATAAGAGTTACTATGAGCTGTCTAAGGAGATGGGATATGACTTAGCAAGACTCTATGAATAG
- a CDS encoding DUF4259 domain-containing protein: protein MGAWGYKNFENDTAMDWYSELNESPDKELLYPYLEQIIKEEEFIDDEESFISLAILEALGGKLGLIDSKFSLPQIDDMDIVYLQEIVLKASKKLLFFKAHSELRELWEDSEDYDSWFNYQVDILYKLEKHFKKYGFMDVLEFDENIEEQWKQCIKEQYE, encoded by the coding sequence ATGGGAGCTTGGGGATATAAAAATTTTGAGAACGATACTGCTATGGATTGGTATTCAGAATTAAACGAATCTCCAGATAAGGAATTATTATATCCTTATCTGGAGCAAATTATTAAGGAGGAAGAATTTATTGATGATGAAGAAAGCTTTATTTCTTTAGCTATATTAGAAGCTTTGGGAGGTAAACTAGGTTTAATAGACAGTAAATTCTCATTACCTCAGATAGATGATATGGATATTGTTTATTTGCAAGAAATCGTATTAAAGGCAAGTAAAAAGTTACTTTTCTTTAAAGCTCATTCTGAACTTAGAGAGCTTTGGGAAGATTCTGAGGATTATGATAGTTGGTTTAATTATCAAGTAGATATTTTATATAAATTAGAGAAACACTTTAAAAAGTATGGCTTTATGGATGTATTGGAGTTTGATGAAAATATTGAGGAGCAATGGAAACAATGCATAAAAGAACAATATGAGTAA
- a CDS encoding DUF5712 family protein has translation MFINITNSETGSNKSSSAQLVEYLEKENKLKADNIEKELWFTNDRYDVPHQEVRVKLDNNVAKLSKTDDKFFLVNISPSEKEILFLKQKYTEELLQQKLKEYAIAVMDAYALNFKKDSITSSKDLLWFGKLEHYKYYSSSDDKVKNGEVSVGEIKEGEQMHLQIIVSRKDITNKIKLSPKNNSRGKNPEHSAKFGQFDNLAFKERSEKIFDSMFNYQRELKEKLAYSITMDKGSVEEKKVLNILMQIEDKLNDSNKEEYFRLIDSVSLDISLDFKIFESKGAGLLASLLTTENSEYIENIQLFKKKKLRKSIDLKIR, from the coding sequence ATGTTTATAAATATTACTAATTCAGAAACTGGAAGCAATAAAAGTAGTTCTGCACAACTTGTTGAATACTTAGAGAAAGAAAACAAACTAAAGGCTGATAACATAGAGAAAGAACTATGGTTTACAAATGACAGATACGATGTGCCACATCAAGAAGTAAGAGTTAAACTTGATAACAACGTAGCTAAGCTTAGTAAAACAGACGATAAGTTTTTCTTAGTTAATATAAGTCCAAGTGAAAAAGAAATTCTCTTTTTAAAACAGAAGTATACGGAGGAATTATTACAGCAGAAACTAAAAGAATATGCTATTGCTGTTATGGATGCTTATGCCTTAAATTTTAAAAAAGATAGTATTACAAGTAGTAAAGACCTTCTTTGGTTTGGGAAACTTGAACACTATAAGTATTACTCTAGTTCTGATGACAAAGTAAAAAATGGAGAAGTAAGTGTTGGTGAAATTAAAGAGGGTGAGCAAATGCACTTACAGATTATAGTTAGTCGAAAAGATATAACCAATAAGATAAAATTAAGTCCTAAGAACAACTCAAGAGGTAAAAACCCTGAGCACTCTGCTAAGTTTGGACAGTTTGATAATCTTGCTTTTAAAGAAAGAAGTGAGAAGATTTTTGACAGTATGTTTAATTATCAAAGAGAACTTAAAGAAAAATTAGCGTATTCTATAACTATGGATAAAGGGAGTGTTGAAGAAAAAAAAGTATTGAACATCTTGATGCAGATTGAAGATAAACTAAACGATTCTAATAAAGAAGAATATTTTAGACTTATAGATAGTGTTTCATTAGACATATCATTAGATTTTAAAATATTTGAATCCAAAGGTGCTGGATTACTTGCAAGTTTATTAACTACAGAAAATAGTGAGTATATTGAGAACATCCAATTGTTTAAAAAGAAGAAATTGAGAAAAAGTATAGATCTAAAAATTAGGTAA
- a CDS encoding BfmA/BtgA family mobilization protein encodes MKQLDTNSIRFSKPVNEKLEKLALGFKRSKKELFIQMVDYFYRSKKDPSDFGDEVLKKELSSGISRIISFIRQQEKDFLLPSFTDIGILKVAITHSNDKLSKIDNYLTKESEVTSSILKNTQNLLTGIKVLIAYQKQKEELKKQFSELLEYYILSREEMGWTTANVKKEQLVEHVRKSLNNM; translated from the coding sequence ATGAAACAGTTAGACACAAATAGTATTCGCTTTTCAAAACCAGTCAATGAAAAGCTTGAAAAACTTGCTTTAGGATTTAAACGAAGTAAGAAAGAACTTTTCATTCAGATGGTTGATTATTTCTATCGAAGTAAGAAGGATCCATCAGACTTTGGTGATGAAGTTTTAAAGAAAGAATTATCCTCTGGAATCAGTAGGATAATCTCTTTTATAAGGCAACAGGAAAAAGATTTCTTGTTGCCAAGCTTTACTGATATAGGTATTTTGAAAGTTGCTATCACTCACAGTAATGATAAATTAAGCAAGATTGATAATTACTTGACTAAAGAAAGTGAAGTAACCTCTTCTATTTTAAAGAATACTCAAAACTTACTTACAGGTATTAAAGTATTAATCGCTTATCAAAAGCAAAAGGAAGAGCTCAAAAAGCAGTTTAGTGAGCTTTTAGAATACTACATCCTCTCTCGTGAGGAAATGGGATGGACAACAGCTAATGTCAAAAAGGAACAGCTTGTTGAGCATGTAAGAAAGTCATTAAACAATATGTAG
- a CDS encoding helix-turn-helix domain-containing protein, producing the protein MEHKIHQGRNVKRFREMLGIKQEVLAFDLGDDWNQKKISLLEQKEVIDNSLLQQISKVLKIPVEAIENFDEEQAINIISNTFNDEAFIGNSGAIFNINPMQEIVKLHEEKIALYERMLKEKDEMMNRLEKLIQTK; encoded by the coding sequence ATGGAACATAAAATACATCAAGGAAGAAATGTAAAGCGTTTTAGAGAAATGCTTGGAATCAAGCAAGAGGTTCTTGCTTTTGATTTAGGAGATGATTGGAATCAAAAAAAGATATCTCTACTTGAACAGAAAGAAGTCATTGATAATTCATTACTACAACAGATCTCTAAGGTGCTAAAAATACCTGTAGAAGCAATTGAGAACTTTGATGAAGAGCAAGCGATTAATATTATTTCAAATACGTTTAATGATGAGGCATTTATTGGCAATTCAGGAGCGATTTTCAATATCAATCCTATGCAAGAAATTGTAAAGCTTCACGAAGAAAAGATTGCCTTATATGAGCGTATGCTTAAAGAGAAAGACGAAATGATGAATCGTTTAGAGAAGTTGATTCAAACGAAGTAA
- a CDS encoding helix-turn-helix domain-containing protein yields MESQITKDDLRLFAQTIIGELKDLLVKQNKETSLEWVKAKVARQLLNISPASLQTLRISGKLQYRKILGSYYYNRKEIENLFNE; encoded by the coding sequence ATGGAAAGTCAAATTACAAAAGACGATTTAAGATTGTTTGCTCAAACAATCATTGGAGAATTAAAAGATCTATTAGTCAAGCAAAACAAAGAAACCTCTCTTGAATGGGTAAAGGCTAAAGTAGCAAGACAATTACTAAATATCTCGCCAGCTTCGCTACAAACTCTTCGAATCAGTGGTAAATTGCAGTATCGCAAAATACTTGGTTCGTATTATTACAACAGAAAAGAGATAGAGAACCTTTTTAATGAGTAG
- a CDS encoding site-specific integrase, with protein MLEKQLSINFFLKPSRKKSDLRGVYLRITVDGIRKETSLSHRWDIKRWNQKAGRANGTKEDAKTLNYLLDTIVSKITKYKLELLSNELPITASILMDHIQGKGTSRIKVLEEFQKHNDEVFKLVPKEYAIGTHERYVTARSHVGEYIRYVYGKEDIEFRELNYEFVIGYEHYLKTVRACSNNTAIKYISNFKKIVLRAVAKGIISSNPFVQYKPKKTKLNKKPLSKQELSILENKEFQNDRVSTVRDVFVFQCYTGLAYIDVFQLKKSDITKDEEGNLWIRTNRQKTDANITIPLLPKAIEIMEKYKDHPDCIGKDIVLPVRSNQKMNEYLKEIASLCEISELNTHKARRTFGSTVTLGNGVPIHVVKEMLGHHSVKQTEEYALTEEEAIKTEMQILKGKLEGKSNKQSDNYTDLLESLKKLNPDKLTQLTNFINQLNG; from the coding sequence ATGTTAGAAAAACAGTTGTCAATTAATTTCTTTCTCAAACCAAGTAGGAAGAAAAGTGATTTAAGAGGTGTTTACCTAAGAATCACAGTAGATGGTATTCGCAAAGAGACTTCACTTAGTCATAGATGGGATATCAAAAGATGGAACCAAAAAGCAGGTCGTGCTAATGGCACTAAAGAAGACGCTAAAACCTTAAACTACCTATTAGATACAATTGTATCTAAAATTACTAAGTACAAATTAGAGCTATTAAGTAATGAATTACCTATTACTGCTTCAATTCTTATGGATCATATACAAGGTAAAGGGACTAGTAGGATTAAAGTTTTAGAAGAATTCCAAAAGCACAATGATGAAGTTTTTAAACTTGTACCTAAAGAGTATGCTATTGGAACACATGAAAGATATGTAACAGCTAGATCGCATGTTGGAGAGTATATCCGTTATGTATATGGTAAAGAAGATATAGAGTTTAGAGAACTCAATTATGAGTTTGTAATTGGCTATGAACACTATTTAAAGACTGTTAGAGCGTGTTCTAACAATACGGCTATAAAGTATATATCAAACTTCAAGAAGATTGTTTTACGGGCTGTTGCTAAGGGAATAATATCTTCTAATCCTTTTGTACAATACAAACCTAAAAAGACGAAGCTCAATAAGAAACCATTAAGCAAACAAGAACTATCTATTTTAGAAAACAAAGAGTTCCAAAATGATAGAGTAAGTACGGTAAGAGATGTATTTGTATTTCAGTGTTATACTGGTCTTGCTTATATCGATGTATTTCAACTAAAGAAAAGCGATATTACAAAAGATGAGGAGGGCAATTTGTGGATAAGAACTAACAGACAAAAGACAGATGCGAATATAACTATCCCTCTACTTCCCAAAGCAATAGAGATAATGGAAAAGTATAAAGATCATCCTGATTGTATTGGTAAAGATATTGTTCTTCCAGTTCGTTCTAATCAAAAGATGAATGAGTACTTAAAAGAGATTGCTTCACTTTGTGAAATTAGTGAGTTAAACACTCATAAAGCAAGAAGAACTTTTGGAAGTACGGTAACTCTTGGCAATGGTGTACCTATTCATGTAGTCAAAGAAATGTTAGGACATCACTCTGTTAAGCAGACTGAGGAATACGCTCTAACAGAAGAAGAAGCTATTAAGACTGAAATGCAGATTTTAAAAGGTAAACTTGAAGGGAAATCAAATAAGCAAAGTGATAATTACACAGATTTACTAGAGAGTTTAAAAAAGCTAAACCCTGATAAATTAACCCAACTAACTAATTTTATTAATCAGTTAAATGGATAA
- the ribB gene encoding 3,4-dihydroxy-2-butanone-4-phosphate synthase yields MSDNHIQLNTIEEAIEDIKAGKVIIVVDDEDRENEGDFIAAAEMVTPEMINFMATHGRGLICAPLTKERCQELDLHPMVTNNTVLHQTAFTVSIDLKGHGCTTGISVYDRAKTIESLVKEETTGEDLGRPGHIFPLIAKEGGVLRRTGHTEAAVDISRLAGFKPAGILVEILNEDGSMARLPQLVEVAKKWDLKIISIEALVAYRMKHDSLIEKKEDFVLDTKYGSFRLRAYQQNTNGQVHIALTKGEWNADEAVLTRINSTIGNNDILDALSGKLSIRMENTFAKINEGDKGAILFINQEDHNASLLNRLAVLKNSGAKLDLDTAKLSGDEKDFGIGAQILHDLNISKIKLLSNSAQGKRVGMTGYGLEITEYINY; encoded by the coding sequence ATGTCAGATAATCACATTCAATTAAACACTATCGAAGAAGCTATTGAAGATATCAAAGCTGGAAAAGTAATCATAGTGGTAGATGATGAGGATCGTGAAAACGAAGGCGATTTTATCGCTGCTGCAGAAATGGTTACTCCAGAAATGATTAATTTCATGGCTACTCATGGACGTGGACTTATTTGTGCTCCCCTTACTAAAGAGAGATGTCAAGAATTAGACTTGCATCCGATGGTAACTAATAATACTGTATTGCACCAGACTGCTTTTACAGTATCTATAGACTTAAAAGGACATGGATGTACGACAGGTATCTCTGTATACGATCGTGCTAAGACAATAGAATCATTAGTAAAAGAAGAGACTACAGGAGAAGATCTTGGTCGTCCAGGACATATTTTCCCATTGATTGCTAAAGAGGGTGGTGTACTGAGAAGAACAGGGCATACTGAGGCTGCAGTGGATATCTCAAGATTGGCTGGGTTTAAACCAGCAGGTATCTTAGTAGAGATTTTAAATGAAGATGGTTCTATGGCTCGCCTGCCACAACTAGTAGAGGTAGCGAAGAAATGGGACTTAAAAATTATATCTATTGAGGCTCTTGTAGCTTATCGTATGAAGCACGATAGCTTAATCGAAAAGAAAGAAGATTTTGTATTAGATACGAAGTATGGTTCTTTTAGACTAAGAGCGTATCAACAGAATACAAATGGACAAGTTCACATTGCATTGACAAAAGGGGAATGGAATGCTGATGAGGCTGTTTTAACACGTATTAATTCAACGATCGGTAATAATGATATCTTAGATGCCTTAAGTGGTAAATTAAGCATTCGTATGGAGAATACGTTTGCTAAGATAAACGAAGGGGATAAAGGAGCGATCTTATTCATTAATCAAGAAGATCACAATGCAAGTCTTTTAAATAGATTAGCTGTGCTTAAAAACTCTGGAGCGAAATTAGATCTTGATACAGCTAAGTTATCAGGAGATGAAAAAGACTTCGGTATCGGAGCGCAGATATTACATGACTTAAATATTTCTAAGATTAAGTTGTTGTCTAATTCTGCTCAAGGTAAAAGAGTGGGGATGACAGGATATGGTCTAGAAATCACAGAATATATCAATTACTAA
- a CDS encoding LptF/LptG family permease, which yields MKILDRYILKSFIATLLTVFAILYFIFILQGVWLFISELAGKDLDLIVIVQFLLFYSPKMVPLVLPLSVLLASIMTFGSFAENYEFAAMKASGISLQRAMRPLSIFIFILAGVSFWFANDVIPKAEYKFLNLRKEIIQTKPAMAIAAGQFNDLGQVNIKVDAKTGDKGQYLDNVTMHVKSSSGYENKTVIRSVNGELETEETSNILKLHLFDGNYYDDVIAKNYEEQKKEPFIKTSFEKYTMNIDLSSFQDEGKDEDKITNTYGMLNIKELNYTIDSLQRSMNVEKASNTDNLTLRLGNLLSMDRQPASNDTIARIEVADTDLLKGFSYDNQSRILQAAIDYTNNISFNTESNDLSILNQVKKINDHWLALYEKFVIAFSCFLMFYIGAPLGAIIRKGGIGLPIVFAVGIFITYHFINTFGRKMAQEDGILPFFGGWIGSLVLTPLAIYLTYKATRDNGDVSFSLSLDTFKDLFVALKSKRQQKKK from the coding sequence GTGAAAATACTTGACCGTTATATTTTAAAAAGCTTTATAGCAACACTGCTAACAGTGTTCGCTATATTATACTTTATTTTTATCCTACAAGGGGTGTGGTTATTCATCTCAGAATTAGCAGGAAAGGATCTGGATTTGATTGTGATTGTTCAGTTCTTACTGTTCTATTCACCTAAGATGGTACCCTTAGTATTGCCCTTGTCGGTTTTATTAGCATCTATTATGACCTTTGGTAGTTTTGCAGAGAACTATGAGTTTGCGGCTATGAAGGCTTCAGGGATCTCACTTCAGAGAGCGATGCGCCCATTGTCTATATTCATATTTATATTGGCAGGAGTGTCTTTTTGGTTTGCCAATGATGTTATTCCTAAGGCTGAGTACAAGTTTTTAAACCTTCGAAAAGAAATTATTCAAACTAAACCTGCTATGGCAATAGCCGCAGGACAGTTTAATGATTTGGGACAAGTCAATATTAAAGTGGATGCTAAGACAGGTGATAAAGGTCAATACTTAGACAATGTAACGATGCATGTCAAGTCTAGTTCTGGTTATGAGAACAAGACTGTGATAAGATCTGTTAACGGGGAATTAGAGACAGAAGAAACATCTAATATCTTAAAACTTCACTTATTCGATGGTAACTACTATGATGATGTAATAGCGAAGAATTATGAAGAGCAGAAGAAAGAACCGTTTATCAAAACTTCTTTTGAGAAATACACGATGAATATAGATTTGAGTAGTTTTCAAGATGAAGGAAAAGATGAAGATAAGATTACGAATACCTACGGTATGCTTAATATAAAAGAGCTGAACTATACGATAGACTCTCTTCAGAGATCGATGAATGTAGAGAAAGCATCTAATACAGATAACTTAACTTTGAGATTAGGAAATCTGTTATCTATGGATCGTCAACCTGCTAGTAATGATACTATTGCTAGAATAGAAGTAGCTGATACAGATCTATTAAAAGGATTTTCTTATGATAATCAGAGTAGAATATTACAAGCTGCTATAGATTATACAAATAATATAAGCTTTAATACAGAGAGCAATGATCTGTCTATCTTAAATCAAGTAAAGAAGATAAACGATCACTGGTTAGCGCTGTATGAGAAGTTTGTGATTGCCTTTTCGTGTTTCTTGATGTTCTATATTGGAGCACCGTTAGGAGCTATTATTCGAAAAGGAGGAATAGGGTTGCCAATCGTATTTGCAGTAGGTATTTTTATTACCTATCACTTTATAAATACTTTTGGAAGAAAGATGGCTCAAGAGGATGGTATTCTCCCATTCTTTGGAGGGTGGATAGGATCTCTAGTTCTTACTCCATTAGCAATATATCTAACGTATAAAGCAACAAGAGATAATGGAGATGTTAGCTTTAGTCTATCGTTAGATACATTTAAAGATTTATTTGTTGCTTTAAAGTCAAAAAGACAACAAAAAAAGAAATAA
- a CDS encoding LolA family protein, which produces MRKIIALIGIVLFAFSANAQSSQRAKNYLLEVTKKINGYENISIDFSFNQKGASKDFDGKGHLDLKKDLYNLTFMGIKKIYDGKKIYTISDEDEEVTVSKFNEKNADGILPSQMLTFFNQGYTFQWDILQNVDGKKVQYIKLIPTDKKSVIKEVYLGIDTATKDIYNKIQVNKDGSKSTLTVNSFKTNQSMSKNHFTFTQSLYPNYYINNID; this is translated from the coding sequence ATGAGAAAGATTATTGCACTTATAGGGATAGTACTATTTGCTTTTTCAGCAAATGCACAAAGTAGTCAACGAGCTAAGAATTATCTATTAGAAGTAACGAAGAAGATAAATGGGTATGAGAATATCTCAATAGACTTTTCTTTTAATCAAAAAGGGGCGAGTAAAGACTTCGATGGCAAAGGACATCTGGATCTAAAAAAAGACCTTTATAACCTTACTTTTATGGGGATAAAGAAGATATATGATGGCAAGAAGATATACACTATCTCAGATGAAGATGAGGAAGTGACAGTCTCTAAGTTTAATGAGAAAAATGCAGATGGAATATTGCCTTCTCAGATGCTGACTTTTTTTAATCAAGGATATACGTTTCAGTGGGATATCTTACAGAATGTAGATGGTAAGAAGGTACAGTATATTAAGCTAATACCTACAGATAAAAAGTCTGTTATAAAAGAAGTATACCTAGGGATAGATACAGCAACGAAAGATATCTATAACAAGATTCAAGTAAATAAAGACGGTTCTAAATCAACACTGACGGTTAATTCTTTTAAAACAAATCAGTCAATGTCGAAAAATCATTTTACCTTTACACAGTCGTTGTACCCTAATTATTACATCAACAATATAGATTAA